A portion of the Salmo trutta chromosome 1, fSalTru1.1, whole genome shotgun sequence genome contains these proteins:
- the LOC115201177 gene encoding uncharacterized protein LOC115201177: MSVTSEMFEEDSQDMREQSGGESSAARGGTLSFTDEAVSILTSSSLLARSLLGRTSALKRTNDPPTSGNALRRKREFIPSEKKDDGYWDKRKKNNEAAKRSREKRRVNDMVVENRVLALLEENARLRAELLALKFRFGLVKDPSNTPILPLPTAPCAPQTLAPHYYLPSGPGSHPAAHGGQFSVQGSRDAGSMSEDSGFSTPGSSSLGSPLSFEDRLSDHGKLSPHRAEELGYELHHSPAEAQVHHSGHFPGELSRGMMGKVESVEGIKNFPHKMRFKILSSGEDNRHSPIQSMGARDGPRETASGHIMLGGAEGAGVWPHKQEGEETRRGRQQQESTQYVHPTPPQSQTESHYHTENNVLKSHLSSLSEEVAQLKKLFSEQLLAKVN, translated from the coding sequence ATGAGCGTGACCAGTGAGATGTTTGAAGAAGATTCTCAAGACATGAGGGAGCAAAGTGGTGGGGAGTCCAGTGCTGCACGTGGTGGGACCCTGTCCTTCACAGACGAGGCCGTGTCCATCCTGACCTCCAGCAGCCTGCTGGCCCGCTCTCTGCTCGGACGCACCTCTGCTCTGAAGCGCACCAATGACCCGCCCACCTCTGGAAACGCCCTCAGACGGAAGCGTGAGTTCATTCCCAGCGAGAAGAAGGATGACGGCTATTGGGACAAGCGCAAGAAGAACAACGAGGCGGCCAAGCGCTCCAGGGAGAAGCGCCGCGTCAACGACATGGTGGTGGAGAATCGCGTGCTGGCGCTGCTGGAGGAGAACGCACGTCTCAGGGCCGAGCTGCTGGCTCTCAAGTTCCGCTTCGGCCTGGTCAAAGATCCCTCCAACACACCCATCCTGCCACTCCCCACAGCCCCCTGTGCTCCACAGACCTTGGCTCCACACTACTATCTGCCCAGTGGACCAGGGAGCCACCCTGCTGCCCACGGGGGCCAGTTCAGCGTGCAAGGCTCCAGGGACGCTGGCAGCATGTCAGAGGACTCTGGGTTCTCCACCCCTGGCAGCTCCAGTTTAGGGAGTCCCCTGTCCTTTGAGGACCGACTGAGTGATCATGGCAAACTGTCCccacacagagcagaggagctggGCTACGAGCTCCACCACTCCCCTGCAGAGGCGCAGGTGCACCACAGTGGACACTTTCCTGGGGAGCTCTCCAGAGGGATGATGGGGAAAGTGGAGTCTGTGGAGGGCATTAAGAACTTTCCTCACAAAATGCGCTTCAAGATCCTCAGCAGTGGAGAGGACAACAGGCACAGCCCCATACAATCAATGGGAGCAAGAGACGGTCCCCGGGAGACAGCCAGCGGACACATCATGTTGGGTGGAGCTGAGGGGGCAGGAGTCTGGCCACATAagcaggagggagaggagaccagGAGGGGGCGACAACAGCAAGAGTCCACTCAGTATGTCCACCCTACACCcccacagagccagacagagtcTCATTACCATACAGAGAACAATGTCCTCAAGTCCCACCTCAGCTCCCTTAGTGAAGAGGTGGCCCAGCTCAAGAAGCTGTTCTCAGAGCAGCTGCTGGCTAAAGTGAACTGA